The DNA segment AGCCGCAGCGCGGCCAGTTCGCGCGCGAGGTACTCGGTGTCGGCCTTGGTCTGGGCGGCGCGTCTGCGGTCCTCGTCGAGTGACACCCGGTCGCGGTTCTCCTGGCGGTTCTGCGCGAGCAGGATCAACGGGGCGGCGTAGGCGGCCTGGGTGGAGAACGCCAGGTTGAGCAGGATGAACGGGTACGGATCCCACTGCAGCGAGACGGCGAACAGGTTCAACGCGATCCAGACGATCACGATGATTGTCTGCACCGCCAGATAGCGGCCGGTGCCGAGGAACCGCGCGACCCGTTCGCCGAACTGACCCACGGCCTCCCGGTCGACGGTGAACGAGATGCGGCGCGGGCTCCGCGGGGTGTCCAGCCGCCCGCGCGCCGACAGCTCGCTCATGAGGTCCCTTCGGTGCCGGTCAGTTCGGGTTCCTCGA comes from the Mycolicibacterium litorale genome and includes:
- a CDS encoding DUF1003 domain-containing protein is translated as MSELSARGRLDTPRSPRRISFTVDREAVGQFGERVARFLGTGRYLAVQTIIVIVWIALNLFAVSLQWDPYPFILLNLAFSTQAAYAAPLILLAQNRQENRDRVSLDEDRRRAAQTKADTEYLARELAALRLAVGEVATRDYLRRELEELREMVATLLAATDTDGHGSGVKYDGGERRSKRTG